A stretch of the Paramormyrops kingsleyae isolate MSU_618 chromosome 16, PKINGS_0.4, whole genome shotgun sequence genome encodes the following:
- the LOC140578672 gene encoding serine/threonine-protein kinase pim-1-like, with the protein MDRKRSRSDSDDQSPAKKRRESSEVQSTGDPRKEHLEDLYLEGELLGKGGFGAVFAGIRKADGFPVAIKYARKNDKELELPGIDGPIPLEVALMKLVSQKSSCANVLQLIDWFDGPQDYIMVLERPDPCQDLFDFCQSEGGILSEGVARQVLVQVLQALRHCQESGVFHRDLKSENLLINTDTLEVKLIDFGCGDIWTDSHYTKYSGTKVFAPPEWFLKGQYLAGPATVWSVGVTLFILVCGYLPFPNKRAIISGCLEFPPWVSPGCCSLIRRCLRRKVANRRTLEQIQRHPWLQRK; encoded by the exons ATGGACAGGAAACGCTCCCGCTCCGATTCTGATGATCAATCTCCAGCGAAAAAAAGGAGGGAGAGTTCGGAAGTCCAGAGCACCGGCGATCCCCGCAAAG AACATTTGGAGGACCTGTACCTCGAGGGGGAACTGCTCGGAAAGGGTGGTTTTGGAGCAGTTTTCGCCGGCATTCGCAAGGCCGATGGCTTCCCA gTGGCCATCAAATATGCCAGGAAGAATGATAAGGAGCTAGAACTG CCTGGAATTGATGGGCCCATCCCATTGGAGGTGGCACTGATGAAGCTTGTTAGCCAGAAGTCATCCTGTGCTAACGTGCTCCAGCTCATCGACTGGTTTGATGGACCACAGGACTATATTATGGTCCTGGAAAGGCCGGACCCATGCCAGGATCTCTTTGACTTCTGCCAAAGTGAAGGAGGGATCCTGTCAGAGGGTGTTGccaggcaggtgctggtgcaGGTGCTCCAGGCCTTGCGTCACTGCCAGGAATCAGGTGTCTTCCATCGAGACCTGAAATCTGAGAACCTCTTGATCAACACAGACACTCTGGAGGTGAAACTCATTGACTTCGGCTGTGGTGATATCTGGACAGATTCCCACTACACAAAATATTCAG GGACAAAGGTCTTCGCTCCCCCAGAGTGGTTCCTGAAGGGGCAATACCTAGCTGGCCCCGCCACAGTCTGGTCTGTGGGGGTCACACTATTTATATTAGTGTGTGGTTACTTGCCCTTCCCCAACAAGAGGGCAATCATCTCAGGCTGCCTGGAATTCCCCCCATGGGTCTCTCCTG GCTGCTGCAGTCTGATCCGCCGGTGCCTGAGGCGCAAGGTTGCGAATCGGCGGACTTTGGAGCAGATTCAGCGCCATCCTTGGCTGCAGCGGAAGTGA